The following is a genomic window from Marinobacter sp. NP-4(2019).
TTGCGATCAGAAGAACCTGAGTGGAGACCGACACTTCAATGCCGACCAGGTAATTAAGCCCTGCGTTAATTTGCTGAGCGCCCAGGCCAAGCGAGGTAGCGATGCCGAACACGGTGCCGAATACGGCCAGCAGGTCGGCGACGTGCCCGATCGGACCATAAATCCGATCACCAAAGATCGGATACAGGCTCGAACGAATCGACAGCGGCAACCCTTTACGGTAGGCGAAATACGCTAACGTCAGACCGGCCAGAGAGAACAGTGCCCAACCGTGCAGCCCCCAATGGAAGATGGCAACACGCATGGCCACCTGTGCCGCTGCCACGGTTTTTTCCTGGCCGGCCTCAATCAAAGGCGTGCCCTGGAAATGGTAAATCGGTTCTGCAATGCTCCAGAACAGGATGCCAATACCAATCCCGGCTCCGAACAACATCGAGAACCAGGAGAAGTTACTGAACTCCGGCCTGTCGTCATCCTTGCCCAGACGAATATCACCGTACCGGCTGAAAACCAACCAGATCGAAAGCATCAGCGCCAGGCTCATGAACGCGACGTAATACCAGGCCAGGTCGGTCGCTATAAAAGCCTTGATATTGCCGTACAACGAATTGGCATACTCTGGAACAACCACGGTGAACAACACGAACGCCAACACCAGAAGCCCGGAGCCGATTGCCATTACAGGGTTGGTTCGGGCCAGTAAACCAGAACCACGGAGCATCAATTTTTTGTTATCCATCTTAACGATCCTCATTTCTTTCACGCACGACCATGACAGAGCTCTTGGCATGCCGTGTGACGTAGGCGGCAATTGCGCTGATAAGATAATCGGTTGCTTTCGGGCGGTGTGACGCCATGACAATCAGATCAGCATCGATCTTCGCTGCCATGCGCAGGATCTGCTTGTCTATTCGCCCCTGACCGACAAGTGAGCGGGAGTGAATCGACTCCGGCACTTCCCTTGCTCGCAATGTCTCCAGCGCATCCAAACCTTTATCCCGCAGCTTCTCGTCAAGACCATCGGGCAAGTGCACCGCAATTGCGGGGATTTCAGCCTCCGGCACCACGGTCATCAGGCAAAGGGTCGCCTGATCGTTGCTGGCTAGGTCTATCGCCGCTGGCAGAGCCGAGCGCCAGGTACTCTCAAGTGCTGGGTCCAGCGGCACCAGAATCGTTTTGAACTTGTTTGTCATGCTTCGTCCTCGATGTTTTGTTGTTATCTGTAAGGCAACAGGAAGTCGCGCCATCGAGCGGCGTCAACTCGAAGTGGGGCTATTGTTAGCCGAAACACCTGAGGTTTTGAATCAATAAAAACCGCCCCTCAGACCAAAGTTTTTTTATGGGTAGGCGGGGAGCGAACAGCCATAAAAAAAATGGGGTCTGAGGCCCATTTTTTATTGCTGGTTCGCAGTCAGTCTTTGTCTCTAATATCTGGGCAATCGAAACAACCGGTCGCAACGCTGGCTGGTCAGTGGTTTCGGTGACGTTTACCTATACCAACAAGATCACGCCCAACGCGGTGCCTTCGATAGCAAAACGTTGGAACAAGAATCAGAGGGAAAGACTGCAATGAATAACGAGACCCAATTACCCCTTGAAGGTGTTCGCGTCGTCGATTTTGGCCAGCAGATCGCAGGCCCGGCCGTCGCTATGGTGTTGGCCGATTTTGGCGCCACCGTCGTTCACGTAGATCCGCTGGAAGGCCCGCAGTGGGATAATCCCGCAAATGCTGTTCTTAACCGTAATAAAAGCTGCATCCGGCTTGACCTGAAACAGCAGGACGATCTGTCAAAGGCATTGGCACTGATTGCCGAGGCAGACATCGTTGTAGAGAGTTTCCGGCCGGGTGTCATGAAAAAGCTTGGCGTCGACTTCCAGCAGCTACGGGAGGAGCGTCCTGATCTGATCACGCTGTCTGTGCCGGGCTTCGCCAGCAACGACTCACTGCGCCGGGAATGGAAAGCCACAGAGGCGGTTGTCGCAGCTTCCTGCGGTGCCTTTACCGACATGGGGTTCAACCGGGTCCTGATGGGCATCAATCCCAGCTTTTCGCCCCTGCCTCTGGGATCGTCCTATGCCATTTCCCTGGCGGCAAGTTCCATAGCACTCGCTTTGTTCGAGCGTGAAAAGACTGGCCGCGGAGACAGCATTGAGGTTCCTGTGGCCGCTGCACTTATGGAGGGACTGTCTTATAACTCCTACGTCGTTGAGGGTCTTCCCGAACGTTACAAAACGATGCGGGAGCACGAAATCGAGCACCGCAAGGCCAACAACATTCCGATGGATCTGAGCTATGATGACCTTCAGGAATATCTCGATCCGTTTTTCCGTACCTACGAATGTTCCGACGGCCGAATGTTCTACTGTGTGTGTCCATCCCACCGGAATCATGCCAAGCGCTGTCTGCAACTGCTCGGGATATACGATGAGCTGCTTGCCGAAGGCCTGCCCGATGTAAAAGACTTGCATATGCCCATCTCCGAGTGGGATGGCGAGACTTCCATCGGAGTCTATCCGTTGCCCAGGAAGTGGGCTGACATCATCTCAACTAAGATGAAAAAAGCATTCCTGACGCGCACCTCCGAGGAGTGGGGTCAATTATTTGGTGAGGGGCAGATCCCCGGTGCGCCCCACCGTACCACCCAGGAATGGGTGAACAGTGAACATACCAACACCGCAGGCCTGATTATCGAAGTGGAGGATCCGGAGTTCGGTCGAATGAAGCAACCCGGACCGATCGCCTGGCTGGAGGATATCGGCGCCGATATGCTGAGTCCGCGTCCGCGAAGAAACGTTAGCTACGATGAAGCCCTTGCTGAGCTGAAAACTGTTGCGGCGGCAGAAAACGTTACCCGTCCAACGGGCACAAACATTGGGCCGGTCAGTAACAAAGGTTGGCTGGAAGGGGTACGAATTCTGGACCTGACCAACGTCATTGCCGGCCCTCATTCAACAGCATTCCTCAGCCGCTTCGGTGCCGAAGTGATCAAGGTCGATCCCATTACGCCGTTGTATGATCCGCTTATCGGAACCCTTTTCACTTTCCAGACCGGTGTCAACAAACAAAGTGCGTTGATCGACATCATGAGTGAAGAAGGCCGGGAGGCTTTCAATCGTCTGGTCCGAACCGTGGATATGGTTGTGATCAACGCGCCAGAACGTCAGATCAAAACACTGGGCCTGGATCATGAAACCCTTCAAAGCGTTAATCCCGGCGTTCTATTCTGCCGCTTGGACTGCCTGGGAGGCCCCGTTCGTGGTCCCAAAACCGATTACATCGGATACGATGACATCGTCCAGGCCAACAGTGGCATCATGAGCCGCTTTGGCGGACCAGCCACGCCGGAGGAGCATGCGCACCTTGGCACGCTCGACGTGAACTGTGGTTTTGCAGCCGGGCTGGCCATGTCAGTGGCGTTGTATCGCAAACACAAAACCGGCGAGGTCTCCAGGGCACGGACTTCCCTGTCCGCTGTTACTAACTTCGCGCAAGCACCCTTTGCGTTCGACTACGAGGGACGGGCACCGTTTAACGAACCCTCCGGCCGTCAGGTGTTGGGCAACCATGAGCTGTCGCACTTCTACCCAACGCGCGAAGGCTGGATCTTCCTGGATTCGAGCCGGGAGGAGTTGTCGAAACTGGAGGAGGTTGAGGGACTCTGTGGCATTTCACAGGCAGTGGACATTCCAGCATTTCTGACGGCTGCCTTTGCCAAGGCACCGGCCAGTTACTGGGCAGATCAGCTTCAGGCTGCGGATATTGCAGCTGCGGTTCCCATGTCTATCGAGAGCCTGCGAGCACAATACAGTCGCGAGGCTGATGGCACACCGGGCACAACTCTCGGCAGCTATGCTTTCTCGATCTTCCGGGATCATCCGAGTGGCCACTGCATTACGCAAGTAGATCATTATTCGATCCGACCCTCCGAAGCGATGATCCGGGCCTTCCGGCCTGCCGAGCGGTTTGGCCATTCAACGCGGGAGGTATTGGCGAGTGTAGGTTACAGCGACAATGAAATAGACGGCTTGATCGAGCGAGAGATAGCAGGCACCGGCTGGGGTAAGGAGTACCTGCCAAGCTAAGGCAAGACCTATTGCGCGGAAAATGACCTCATAGGCGACTTCGGAAACAC
Proteins encoded in this region:
- a CDS encoding universal stress protein; this encodes MTNKFKTILVPLDPALESTWRSALPAAIDLASNDQATLCLMTVVPEAEIPAIAVHLPDGLDEKLRDKGLDALETLRAREVPESIHSRSLVGQGRIDKQILRMAAKIDADLIVMASHRPKATDYLISAIAAYVTRHAKSSVMVVRERNEDR
- a CDS encoding CoA transferase, whose protein sequence is MNNETQLPLEGVRVVDFGQQIAGPAVAMVLADFGATVVHVDPLEGPQWDNPANAVLNRNKSCIRLDLKQQDDLSKALALIAEADIVVESFRPGVMKKLGVDFQQLREERPDLITLSVPGFASNDSLRREWKATEAVVAASCGAFTDMGFNRVLMGINPSFSPLPLGSSYAISLAASSIALALFEREKTGRGDSIEVPVAAALMEGLSYNSYVVEGLPERYKTMREHEIEHRKANNIPMDLSYDDLQEYLDPFFRTYECSDGRMFYCVCPSHRNHAKRCLQLLGIYDELLAEGLPDVKDLHMPISEWDGETSIGVYPLPRKWADIISTKMKKAFLTRTSEEWGQLFGEGQIPGAPHRTTQEWVNSEHTNTAGLIIEVEDPEFGRMKQPGPIAWLEDIGADMLSPRPRRNVSYDEALAELKTVAAAENVTRPTGTNIGPVSNKGWLEGVRILDLTNVIAGPHSTAFLSRFGAEVIKVDPITPLYDPLIGTLFTFQTGVNKQSALIDIMSEEGREAFNRLVRTVDMVVINAPERQIKTLGLDHETLQSVNPGVLFCRLDCLGGPVRGPKTDYIGYDDIVQANSGIMSRFGGPATPEEHAHLGTLDVNCGFAAGLAMSVALYRKHKTGEVSRARTSLSAVTNFAQAPFAFDYEGRAPFNEPSGRQVLGNHELSHFYPTREGWIFLDSSREELSKLEEVEGLCGISQAVDIPAFLTAAFAKAPASYWADQLQAADIAAAVPMSIESLRAQYSREADGTPGTTLGSYAFSIFRDHPSGHCITQVDHYSIRPSEAMIRAFRPAERFGHSTREVLASVGYSDNEIDGLIEREIAGTGWGKEYLPS